The following coding sequences lie in one Actinomyces capricornis genomic window:
- a CDS encoding DNA alkylation repair protein: MSPLAGTQLAEEAEALICDLREALAAAGDPACAAQQRAYLKSDMEMYGVGVPAARRIAQAAAASHPGLWREAADWRAVLHQVWDGAERREERFAVLAIIRSKHSAPHADRIDSLALYEHLLRTGQWWDLVDEASHAVGLVVLAHPAAAARMRAWARDADLWVRRSAIICQLQHKERTDLDLLRDVVEANQDDGEFFIRKAIGWALRDYARTDGRWVRAFVEAHPRLSPLSRREALKHL, translated from the coding sequence ATGAGTCCACTGGCAGGCACCCAGCTCGCCGAGGAGGCGGAGGCCCTCATTTGTGACCTGCGCGAAGCCCTGGCCGCGGCCGGCGATCCGGCGTGCGCCGCCCAGCAGCGCGCCTACCTCAAGTCCGACATGGAGATGTACGGCGTCGGCGTCCCGGCCGCCCGCCGCATCGCCCAGGCGGCCGCCGCCTCCCACCCCGGCCTGTGGCGGGAGGCCGCCGACTGGCGAGCCGTCCTGCATCAGGTGTGGGACGGGGCGGAGCGCAGGGAGGAGCGCTTCGCTGTACTTGCCATCATCCGCTCCAAGCACTCCGCGCCGCATGCCGACCGCATCGACTCCCTGGCCCTGTACGAGCACCTGCTGCGAACCGGCCAGTGGTGGGATCTGGTGGATGAGGCCTCGCATGCCGTGGGCCTTGTGGTCCTGGCGCATCCCGCCGCGGCCGCCCGGATGCGCGCCTGGGCGCGCGACGCGGACTTGTGGGTGCGCCGCAGTGCCATCATCTGCCAGCTCCAGCACAAGGAGCGCACCGACCTCGACCTCCTGCGCGACGTCGTCGAGGCCAATCAGGACGACGGCGAGTTCTTCATCCGCAAGGCGATCGGCTGGGCGCTGCGCGACTACGCCCGCACCGACGGCCGGTGGGTGCGCGCCTTCGTCGAGGCCCACCCGCGCCTGTCCCCTCTGAGCCGCCGTGAGGCCCTCAAGCACCTGTGA
- a CDS encoding transcriptional regulator, whose amino-acid sequence MSTEQHDQHPRHRLNDALMHPVRFSLAAALASAEEIDFPTLRDTLQVSDSVLSRQASQLEDLGMVRIKKGYVGKRPRTWMSLTKEGRAQWQAHLEALRAIADG is encoded by the coding sequence GTGAGCACCGAGCAGCACGATCAGCACCCGCGCCATCGGCTCAATGACGCACTCATGCACCCGGTGCGCTTCTCCCTGGCGGCAGCCCTGGCCTCGGCCGAGGAGATCGACTTCCCCACCCTGCGCGACACCCTGCAGGTCTCGGACTCGGTGCTCAGCCGTCAGGCCTCCCAGCTCGAGGACCTGGGCATGGTGCGCATCAAGAAGGGCTACGTCGGCAAGCGGCCCCGCACCTGGATGTCCTTGACCAAGGAGGGCCGCGCCCAGTGGCAGGCGCACCTGGAGGCGCTGCGCGCCATCGCCGACGGCTGA
- a CDS encoding ImmA/IrrE family metallo-endopeptidase: MTIRVDVEPDLLRWAARRAGWESRDIPQGFRNKLPQWLEGTRKPTLKQLEAFAKATHVGLDTLFLPEPPVEEIPIPDMRTLGDQALREPSANLLDTIYTCQLRQDWYRDYVAASRGAGPAFIGSLTTATPVTDAARRISESLQISALRARGFKNASSARRALVERLEELGVLVMVSGIVGNNGNRPLDVREFRGFTLTDDLAPLIFINGADAKTAQVFTLVHELAHLWLGGSALSDATPFAEQAPAAERWCNRVAAEVLVPQAARDGALELLEDSDALRRHAESYGISAQVLLCCLRDHSLLTPDRFQALLERERERSEQLLEERRSTTSSGGEFYKTQRYRLGLPFIQAVVSSAHEGHTLYRDAYRLLGTQSHQTFARLGETAVAA; the protein is encoded by the coding sequence ATGACCATCAGGGTCGATGTGGAGCCCGACCTCCTGCGGTGGGCGGCCCGACGAGCCGGGTGGGAGTCGCGCGATATCCCCCAAGGCTTTCGGAACAAGCTCCCCCAGTGGCTCGAGGGCACGAGGAAGCCCACCCTCAAGCAGCTCGAGGCTTTCGCGAAGGCCACTCACGTCGGTCTGGACACGCTGTTCCTGCCCGAGCCGCCCGTCGAGGAGATCCCCATCCCGGATATGCGAACGCTCGGCGATCAGGCACTCCGAGAGCCCTCCGCCAACCTTCTCGACACCATCTACACCTGCCAGCTCCGCCAGGACTGGTACCGGGACTACGTGGCGGCGAGCCGTGGAGCGGGGCCCGCATTCATCGGCTCGTTGACAACGGCAACGCCCGTCACCGATGCGGCGCGCAGGATCAGTGAGTCCCTGCAGATCAGCGCTCTGCGCGCCCGGGGCTTCAAGAATGCCAGCAGTGCTCGCAGAGCGCTGGTTGAGAGGCTGGAGGAGTTGGGGGTCCTGGTCATGGTCAGCGGCATCGTCGGCAATAATGGAAACCGACCCCTCGACGTGCGGGAGTTCCGCGGCTTCACCCTCACCGACGACCTCGCCCCGCTGATCTTCATCAATGGCGCCGACGCGAAGACCGCACAGGTCTTCACCCTGGTTCACGAGCTGGCCCACCTGTGGCTCGGGGGATCCGCCCTATCCGATGCGACCCCGTTCGCCGAGCAGGCACCTGCTGCCGAGCGGTGGTGCAACCGGGTTGCCGCGGAGGTCCTCGTTCCCCAGGCCGCACGCGATGGCGCGCTTGAGCTCTTGGAGGATTCCGATGCCTTGCGGAGGCATGCGGAGTCCTACGGCATCAGCGCCCAGGTGCTTCTCTGCTGCCTTCGCGACCACAGTCTTCTCACTCCTGATCGGTTCCAGGCGCTGCTGGAGCGCGAGCGGGAGCGGAGCGAGCAGCTCCTGGAGGAACGGCGCAGCACTACCTCGTCGGGTGGGGAGTTCTATAAGACTCAGCGGTACCGGCTCGGACTCCCCTTCATCCAGGCAGTCGTCTCCAGTGCGCACGAGGGCCATACCCTCTACCGGGACGCTTATCGACTTCTAGGAACTCAGAGCCACCAGACCTTCGCCCGTTTGGGAGAGACGGCAGTCGCAGCATGA
- a CDS encoding DUF4411 family protein has product MTYLLDANVFIQAKNSYYAFDLAPGFWDWLECVEASGKACSIDAVHRELVAGEDELSDWARSHKGFFVSPDQRTIARFPPLIQWAHQQHFTPAALNAFTASNADFLLVAHAAAYGLTVVTHEVAGSGSRKRVKIPDACDAMNVSWCSTFTMMHTCGARLALAPQ; this is encoded by the coding sequence ATGACCTACCTCCTCGACGCCAACGTCTTCATTCAGGCCAAGAACTCATACTATGCCTTCGACCTGGCGCCAGGGTTCTGGGATTGGCTCGAGTGCGTCGAGGCATCAGGGAAGGCGTGCAGCATTGACGCGGTTCACCGGGAGCTGGTCGCCGGCGAGGACGAGCTCTCAGACTGGGCGAGGAGTCACAAGGGGTTCTTCGTCTCCCCTGATCAGCGGACGATCGCCCGGTTCCCGCCTCTCATCCAGTGGGCGCATCAACAGCACTTCACGCCTGCCGCCTTGAATGCGTTCACGGCGTCCAACGCCGACTTCCTCCTGGTCGCACATGCCGCAGCCTACGGATTAACCGTCGTCACTCACGAGGTCGCCGGCTCGGGAAGCCGAAAGCGGGTCAAGATCCCCGACGCCTGCGACGCGATGAATGTCTCCTGGTGCAGCACGTTCACCATGATGCATACCTGCGGCGCCCGACTCGCCCTCGCTCCTCAGTGA
- a CDS encoding IS3 family transposase, translating to MTYIRTWAGFVYLATAGDCATKKVVGYAMADHMRASLVCEAVDMAVRNCPIVKGETIFHSDRGSQYTSEQFSAHLVKHGIRASVERTGVCWDNAWAGSFNATLKNERAHRMVYPTKTKAMNDVASWIELTYNHTRLHSALGYRTPNEVEQELRTHSQAA from the coding sequence ATCACCTACATCCGCACCTGGGCGGGATTCGTCTACCTGGCCACCGCTGGGGACTGCGCCACCAAGAAAGTCGTGGGGTATGCGATGGCTGATCATATGCGCGCCTCCCTGGTGTGCGAGGCTGTCGATATGGCGGTGCGTAACTGCCCCATCGTCAAGGGCGAGACGATCTTCCACTCCGATCGAGGCTCGCAGTACACCTCCGAGCAGTTCTCGGCGCATTTGGTCAAGCACGGCATTCGTGCCTCGGTGGAACGAACCGGGGTATGCTGGGATAACGCCTGGGCAGGGTCCTTCAATGCCACACTGAAGAACGAGAGGGCGCATCGCATGGTCTACCCCACCAAGACCAAGGCCATGAACGATGTTGCCTCATGGATAGAACTGACCTACAATCACACCCGGCTGCACTCCGCGCTGGGATACCGAACCCCCAACGAGGTCGAGCAAGAACTACGGACCCACAGCCAAGCAGCCTGA
- a CDS encoding IS3 family transposase: MSKSGYYSWKCRKDSKTASRRKELAELIRAEFEASNGVYGYRRITASLARKGISADPDTVRRIMSSLGLQAAQPCRKVRTTTPAADVSSRLDLVERDYRRKQPRAQVGRRHHLHPHLGGIRLPGHRWGLRHQESRGVCDG; this comes from the coding sequence GTGTCGAAATCCGGCTACTACTCCTGGAAGTGCCGCAAGGACTCCAAGACCGCATCTCGCAGGAAGGAGCTGGCCGAGTTGATACGCGCCGAGTTCGAGGCCTCCAATGGCGTCTACGGGTATCGGCGGATCACCGCCTCCCTGGCCCGCAAAGGCATCAGCGCAGACCCCGATACGGTGCGCCGCATCATGAGTTCTCTTGGCCTGCAAGCGGCGCAACCGTGCCGAAAGGTCCGCACCACCACCCCGGCCGCAGATGTGAGCTCCAGGCTCGATCTGGTGGAGCGGGACTACCGCCGCAAGCAGCCCAGGGCTCAAGTGGGTAGGCGACATCACCTACATCCGCACCTGGGCGGGATTCGTCTACCTGGCCACCGCTGGGGACTGCGCCACCAAGAAAGTCGTGGGGTATGCGATGGCTGA